From Gloeomargarita sp. SKYB120, the proteins below share one genomic window:
- a CDS encoding GAF domain-containing protein, with product MSAATSNDEACLQALVRAIEKLQATTALEQVWHQGAAYLAQELQAALAVNGRQGQVWVWLASYDPVRKTLVGRDGVVPNPKEEGTLLRQRLEITAGDVWQQVLEQGQPLDIPDWNKEARRGEWVHRMSRWRPVGASVYPLPGGMGIAFLGISEWGATLRPDGKLRVRLFLRELTQQLQRLQERQKRQQTQQAGEFLIQVMDKCRQQKGYHERLAVVIEQLHQAVGADQTLLYAYDERASQFTLKTSAPRLRRDDVIPLAVLRGLYQELLLAERVVIPDASQAERMAIGAQFWQQYHAQALIAAPIYAPESKQLLGFCACLSRQPRPWDAFAETAVQGVAQLIALLSSLADLSQTLMRLETEQKVHIGIAQAIYGTQDWQQALKTAGQILDQHLPGDRWLLLHQNPDSRHYDIVHQSFKKRPIVGPLAALHELDYEALSRDHPVLAVPNWQTDLKLMTWRQTLQNQGVQAVLAANAVPERPPEILLVLTCSQPYAWSLQDRQFAQAVARQLGVVARQWYLHQAQASQTRLYQALAQALTLVEKPSALVQYLAQALDVPQVALVTWAAGAQTGQVVVAHPHHEPFAVVTDTDISLDDDPFIQQVIRQSEPWVQSGVDLEPETRRWLTGPGIERILAVPIGEPAQALLMLLDRGQDPWPSPMVHLLQVLAQVMAREQSFRQRLQDWQQGYLELACQDWWRQCLWPEWAAEISSLIPEQWPAKAQQARRWLQPDLSLHLQPVPLAGLLRRVSARVQDLMNERQVWFRVHQQGPEKAQVLGDGERLEFILAELLRFACQRSPQQGRVDIWCQLVSNGLMEVAITDYGPIPETLLEQLRPDHPDPLSKGVLNTSPMRELFLCRLQVQQMGGELFYEKLPDQRFSSRLWLSLAL from the coding sequence TTGTCAGCCGCAACGTCGAATGACGAGGCCTGTTTGCAAGCGCTGGTGCGAGCGATAGAGAAATTGCAGGCCACCACCGCCCTGGAACAGGTCTGGCATCAGGGTGCGGCGTACTTGGCCCAGGAGTTGCAAGCGGCGTTGGCCGTCAATGGACGCCAGGGACAGGTGTGGGTATGGCTGGCCAGTTACGACCCTGTGCGCAAAACCCTGGTGGGACGCGATGGCGTGGTGCCCAACCCCAAGGAAGAAGGGACATTGTTGCGCCAGCGGTTGGAAATCACGGCGGGTGATGTCTGGCAACAGGTATTGGAACAGGGACAACCACTCGATATTCCCGACTGGAACAAAGAAGCCCGCCGGGGCGAATGGGTCCATCGGATGAGTCGCTGGCGACCGGTGGGGGCCAGTGTGTACCCATTGCCGGGCGGTATGGGCATTGCCTTTTTGGGGATTTCCGAGTGGGGGGCGACCCTGCGACCGGATGGCAAGCTGCGGGTGCGTTTGTTTCTCCGCGAACTGACCCAGCAATTGCAACGGCTACAGGAGCGGCAGAAACGGCAACAAACCCAGCAGGCGGGGGAATTTCTCATCCAAGTGATGGACAAATGTCGCCAGCAAAAGGGGTACCACGAACGCTTGGCTGTGGTCATCGAACAACTGCACCAGGCGGTGGGAGCGGACCAAACCCTGCTGTACGCCTACGACGAACGCGCCAGTCAGTTCACCCTGAAAACCAGCGCCCCCCGTTTACGCCGGGACGACGTGATCCCCCTAGCGGTGCTGCGAGGGCTGTACCAAGAATTGTTGCTGGCCGAAAGAGTCGTGATTCCCGATGCGAGCCAGGCAGAACGGATGGCTATCGGCGCCCAGTTTTGGCAGCAGTACCATGCTCAAGCCCTCATTGCCGCTCCCATCTATGCCCCTGAATCGAAACAGTTGCTGGGGTTTTGCGCCTGTTTGAGTCGTCAACCCCGACCCTGGGATGCCTTTGCCGAGACGGCTGTTCAGGGCGTTGCCCAACTCATCGCGCTGCTATCGTCCTTGGCCGATTTATCCCAAACCCTGATGCGACTGGAAACTGAACAGAAGGTGCATATCGGCATCGCCCAAGCGATTTACGGCACACAAGACTGGCAACAGGCGCTCAAAACGGCGGGACAAATTCTCGACCAGCACCTACCGGGCGACCGCTGGTTGTTGTTGCACCAGAATCCTGACAGCCGTCACTACGACATTGTGCATCAGAGTTTCAAGAAGCGACCGATTGTAGGGCCATTAGCTGCTCTACACGAACTCGATTACGAAGCCTTGAGCCGCGACCATCCCGTGCTGGCCGTCCCCAACTGGCAAACGGACTTAAAACTGATGACCTGGCGGCAAACCCTGCAGAATCAAGGGGTGCAAGCTGTCTTGGCTGCCAATGCGGTACCGGAACGACCACCAGAAATCTTATTGGTTTTAACCTGCTCCCAACCCTACGCCTGGAGTCTCCAGGACCGTCAATTTGCCCAGGCGGTGGCGCGACAGTTGGGGGTAGTGGCGCGGCAATGGTATCTCCATCAGGCACAGGCGTCCCAAACCCGTCTCTACCAAGCGCTGGCGCAGGCGTTGACACTGGTAGAAAAGCCATCGGCGTTGGTGCAATATCTGGCCCAAGCCTTGGACGTGCCCCAGGTGGCTTTGGTGACGTGGGCTGCAGGCGCTCAGACCGGTCAAGTGGTGGTCGCCCATCCCCACCATGAACCGTTTGCCGTGGTGACTGACACAGACATTTCGCTCGATGATGATCCGTTCATTCAACAGGTCATTCGCCAATCAGAACCCTGGGTGCAAAGTGGCGTAGATTTGGAACCCGAAACGCGGCGGTGGTTGACCGGCCCAGGGATTGAGCGAATTTTAGCCGTACCCATTGGTGAACCGGCGCAAGCTCTGCTGATGTTACTAGACCGCGGGCAAGACCCTTGGCCGTCCCCAATGGTTCATCTCTTGCAAGTCCTGGCTCAGGTCATGGCGCGGGAGCAGTCCTTCAGGCAACGGTTGCAAGACTGGCAACAGGGCTACTTGGAATTGGCGTGCCAGGATTGGTGGCGGCAATGCCTATGGCCGGAATGGGCGGCTGAGATAAGCAGCTTGATTCCTGAGCAATGGCCGGCAAAAGCACAACAGGCTCGCCGGTGGCTGCAACCCGACCTGTCCCTGCATCTCCAGCCGGTGCCGTTAGCGGGGTTATTGCGGCGGGTGTCGGCGCGGGTGCAAGACCTGATGAATGAACGGCAAGTCTGGTTTCGCGTGCATCAGCAGGGGCCAGAAAAAGCGCAGGTCCTAGGGGACGGGGAACGGTTGGAATTTATCCTGGCGGAATTGCTGCGTTTTGCCTGCCAGCGTTCTCCCCAGCAGGGACGGGTGGATATTTGGTGCCAACTTGTTTCCAACGGCCTGATGGAAGTCGCGATTACCGATTACGGCCCCATCCCCGAAACGCTGCTGGAGCAACTACGCCCAGACCATCCCGACCCCCTGAGCAAGGGTGTGTTGAACACGTCGCCGATGCGGGAACTCTTCTTGTGCCGGTTGCAGGTGCAACAGATGGGCGGCGAACTGTTTTACGAAAAAT
- a CDS encoding M3 family metallopeptidase produces the protein MTVTYAREWDLSVLYQDLDDPRLEQDLQDLQAQATTFRQQYRGRVAELTPEQVRTALQTLEALWERLGYCWAYPALRFAADTRHTQARQVLDHVRQAATAIENQVLFFALELQQLPSEQLAALAASPVLATYRHYLERLRLTQPYQLPEAVEQTRNQDSLTGRQAFIQLHTLHQGSLRYRPVTTPEGKTAQLEAELGALLMHPDPDTRYQAYTSIREQLAEHNLLYGYILNTIAQDHRLENQMRGYPSTLAKQLLADEVPETVFNAIMQGTAARYDLFQRYYRRKGDVLGMKIRTCDVIAPWPTTQPVDLQVDYDRGVELLLAALEQFSPAYRQRAETFFRRRWVDAQVRPGKQGGAFCSYVHGKNSFLLLSYTDDYNSLFTLAHELGHGLHFAWIGENQTYFNSNPPMVLAEVASVFNELLLLDYLLAQAHDQRDLQRVLLVRLIEDQLNLLFRQSTISRLELAIHERAAQGSFDHEFVNQTWLALYQQLCGDAVDVLPEHAVDWARISHIFFKPFYCYQYTASSIVSLACYQQYRQHGQDFIPGYSELLASGGSQDQIAALRQYVGVDLTQPATITAALDTIAELLDRLEATL, from the coding sequence ATGACAGTCACCTACGCCCGCGAGTGGGATTTGTCCGTGCTGTACCAGGACTTGGACGACCCTCGCTTGGAACAGGATTTACAGGACCTGCAAGCGCAAGCGACCACCTTTCGCCAGCAGTACCGGGGGCGGGTGGCGGAACTCACGCCCGAACAGGTGCGCACGGCGCTGCAAACATTGGAAGCTCTATGGGAGCGGCTGGGATACTGCTGGGCCTATCCAGCGCTGCGCTTTGCCGCTGACACCCGCCATACCCAAGCGCGGCAAGTCTTGGACCACGTGCGCCAGGCGGCTACAGCCATCGAAAACCAGGTGTTGTTTTTCGCGCTGGAATTGCAACAACTTCCATCCGAACAACTCGCCGCTTTGGCCGCCTCACCCGTGCTGGCGACTTACCGGCACTACCTAGAGCGCCTACGGTTGACCCAGCCCTACCAACTCCCCGAAGCGGTGGAACAAACCCGCAACCAGGACAGTTTGACGGGGCGGCAGGCGTTTATCCAGTTGCATACGTTGCACCAGGGGTCGTTGCGTTACCGTCCCGTGACCACGCCTGAAGGCAAAACCGCCCAACTGGAAGCGGAACTGGGCGCGTTGCTGATGCATCCCGACCCCGACACCCGTTACCAGGCCTACACCAGCATCCGGGAGCAGTTGGCCGAACACAACCTGCTCTACGGCTACATCCTCAACACCATTGCCCAGGACCACCGGTTGGAAAACCAGATGCGGGGGTATCCCTCCACCCTGGCGAAGCAATTGCTGGCCGATGAAGTGCCAGAAACGGTGTTCAACGCCATCATGCAGGGGACAGCGGCGCGTTACGACCTATTTCAACGCTACTACCGGCGCAAGGGCGACGTGCTGGGGATGAAAATCCGCACCTGTGACGTGATAGCGCCTTGGCCAACCACGCAACCAGTGGACTTGCAGGTGGACTACGACCGGGGGGTGGAACTGCTGCTGGCGGCGTTGGAGCAATTCAGTCCAGCGTACCGGCAACGGGCGGAAACATTTTTCCGGCGGCGGTGGGTGGATGCCCAAGTGCGACCGGGGAAACAGGGCGGGGCCTTTTGTTCCTACGTGCATGGCAAAAATAGTTTTCTGCTGCTTTCGTACACCGATGATTACAATTCCCTGTTCACGCTGGCCCATGAACTCGGGCATGGGTTGCATTTCGCCTGGATTGGGGAAAACCAAACCTATTTCAACAGCAATCCCCCGATGGTCTTGGCGGAAGTGGCATCGGTCTTTAACGAGTTATTACTGCTGGACTATTTACTGGCCCAAGCCCATGACCAGCGGGATTTACAGCGCGTTTTGCTGGTGCGCTTGATTGAAGACCAATTGAATTTGTTGTTCCGGCAAAGCACCATTAGCCGCTTGGAATTAGCGATTCATGAACGGGCCGCCCAAGGAAGTTTTGACCACGAATTTGTCAATCAAACCTGGCTGGCGCTCTATCAACAACTGTGTGGTGACGCCGTGGACGTTTTGCCGGAACACGCGGTGGACTGGGCGCGGATTAGTCACATCTTTTTCAAACCCTTTTATTGCTACCAGTACACAGCGTCCAGCATCGTGAGCCTGGCCTGTTACCAGCAATATCGCCAGCACGGTCAGGACTTTATCCCAGGTTATTCGGAGTTGCTGGCCAGCGGCGGCTCGCAGGACCAGATTGCAGCACTACGACAGTATGTGGGGGTGGATTTAACGCAACCGGCGACGATCACGGCGGCTTTGGACACGATTGCGGAATTGCTGGACCGGCTAGAAGCAACGCTGTGA